GCGGTCACGACGTCCCCTGCTGCGACGACGGCGCTTCTCGGGCACGCCTTCTTCGCCTGCCGGCGCGGTGGTCACGACCGCTTCTGCGACACCTGCCGCAACGATGGCTGCGTTATCGGCCATCTGCTCGGCGCTCGCTTCTGCCGCCTTCGCGTTGTCGTCCTGACGCGGCTGACGCTGACGACCACGACCGCGGCTGCGGCCGCCTTCTTCAGAACGTTCGCCACGTTCGGTGCGCTCGCCACGTTCCTGACGTTCCTGCGCCTGACGCTGAGGCTTCTCGCGCTCAGTGCTCTCGGCCTTCTCGGCACGGGCGCCGTTGCGCGCGTTGCTGCCTTCGCCTTCGGTGCGCTCACCGCGCTGGCCGTCACGACGTCCGTTGCGACCGCCGCGGCGTTCGCCACCGCGCTCGCCACGGCCACGCGCTTCGCGCTTCGGCGTCGTTTCAGCGACAGGTGCCGGTGCGGATGCCGGGGTCGGCTCGCCGGTCAGCCAGCCGAGGAAGCGCGCAATCAATCCCTTGGCGGGTGCGGCAGCGGCTGCGACGGGGGCGGCTTCAGCACGCGGTGCGATGACCGGTGCCGGTTGCGCGGGCGAAATGCCCTTCACGGCAGCTTCCTGTCGCGCAGGCTTGTCGCCTTCCTTGGCGGGCATGCCGATTTCGGCTTCGGTCGGCTGGTGCACCATCTGGTAGCTGGCCAGCGCGATGTCTTCCTGGTTGAGCTGGTCGTGGCGCAGGCGGACGATTTCGTGTGCTGGCGTTTCCATGTGCCGGTTCGGCACAATGATCAGCTGAACCTTGTGGCGATACTCGATGCGTGCGATATCGACCCGCTTCTCGTTGAGCAGGAAGGTAGCGACATCGACCGGCACCTGCAGGTGCACTGCGCCGGTGTTGTCCTTCATCGCCTCTTCTTCGAGGATGCGGACGATGTGCAGCGCCGACGACTCGGTGCTGCGGATGTGTCCGGTGCCATTGCAGCGCGGGCAGGTGATGTAGCTGGTCTCGGCAAGCGCCGGACGCAGGCGCTGACGCGACAGCTCGAGCAGACCGAAACGACTGATCTTCCCGGTCTGAACGCGGGCGCGGTCGTGGCGAAGGGCGTCGCGCAGGCGATTCTCGACCTCGCGCTGGTTCTTCTGCGACTCCATGTCGATGAAGTCGATGACGATCAGGCCGCCGAGGTCGCGCAGACGGAGCTGACGCGCGATTTCGTCTGCCGCTTCGAGGTTGGTGCGGAACGCGGTTTCCTCGATGTCGGCACCCTTGGTCGCACGACCCGAGTTGACGTCGATCGAGACCAGCGCTTCGGTGTGGTCGATCACCACGGCACCGCCGGACGGCAGGCCGACCTGGCGCGAGTAGGCCGATTCGATCTGGTGTTCGATCTGGAAACGGGAGAACAGCGGAACGTCGTCGTTGTAACGCTTGATCCGGTTTACATTGCCCGGCATCACGTGAGCCATGAACTGGTGGGCCTGTTCATGGATCTCGTCGGTGTCGATCAGGATTTCGCCGATATCGGGCTGGAAGTAGTCGCGGATGGCGCGAATCACCAGGCTGCCTTCCTGATAGATCAGGAATGCGC
This genomic interval from Parazoarcus communis contains the following:
- a CDS encoding ribonuclease E/G, translated to MKRMLFNATQAEELRVAIVDGQKLIDLDIESANKEERKSNIYKAVITRLEPSLEAAFVDYGAERHGFLPFKEISRSYFQPGVDASKASIKEALREGQELIVQVEKDERGNKGAALTTYISLAGRYLVLMPNNPRGGGVSRRVEGDERAELREVMDQLEVPTGMSLIARTAAIGRGAEELQWDLNYLLQLWTAIEGAAQGQTGAFLIYQEGSLVIRAIRDYFQPDIGEILIDTDEIHEQAHQFMAHVMPGNVNRIKRYNDDVPLFSRFQIEHQIESAYSRQVGLPSGGAVVIDHTEALVSIDVNSGRATKGADIEETAFRTNLEAADEIARQLRLRDLGGLIVIDFIDMESQKNQREVENRLRDALRHDRARVQTGKISRFGLLELSRQRLRPALAETSYITCPRCNGTGHIRSTESSALHIVRILEEEAMKDNTGAVHLQVPVDVATFLLNEKRVDIARIEYRHKVQLIIVPNRHMETPAHEIVRLRHDQLNQEDIALASYQMVHQPTEAEIGMPAKEGDKPARQEAAVKGISPAQPAPVIAPRAEAAPVAAAAAPAKGLIARFLGWLTGEPTPASAPAPVAETTPKREARGRGERGGERRGGRNGRRDGQRGERTEGEGSNARNGARAEKAESTEREKPQRQAQERQERGERTERGERSEEGGRSRGRGRQRQPRQDDNAKAAEASAEQMADNAAIVAAGVAEAVVTTAPAGEEGVPEKRRRRSRGRRDRRTGENQETVDQQATADSDSAASDSSTAAVAAVAATAATMSDAGAEGAAAELPVAVSETASPVEVQINAEPAPMPVRAVATETAPAAASAEVETPAIVTAAAEPVVEVASPVEAQETAVEPARTEIEAPAAVEASVEDAAAAVETASPEVPEAVEAIVAEVAPAAVEPEAASAVVEAEAVVTATEVEPPADDAEEAAPVAASASAQAPAALGPIDLAGVLEDAGLVMIETSQDKKVSFGNGAPEAPQQLGRKPRAPVVIVEEPLQQVETQK